Proteins from a genomic interval of Streptomyces fodineus:
- a CDS encoding Gfo/Idh/MocA family protein, whose amino-acid sequence MTIRTVLIGLGWSGREIWLPRLTARDDYEVVAAVDPDPAKRENFTATTGRPAFADIDALRPGAADLALVAAPNHAHAPLARSLLMRGFATFVEKPVCITTAEAHALADAEHQGGGLLLAGSASRYRADVGQLLKLVPELGRLRNVDLTWVRARGVPQSRGWFTNRAQAGGGVLLDLGWHLLDLLEEIVGAVDFGQIAASVSDDHVNNPSWTAAWRHDLPAPAMEADVEDTVRGFLVTDAGLSVGLHASWAAHSATHDVTAIRIEGSNGTATLRSTFGFSPNREPRPRISFVSQGQVQEIPVPVEPIGAEYDHQLDDLSRRLFDPSSRGCAIAGVRRIVATIEGIYAAAATPSAPARPSAAEAVAC is encoded by the coding sequence ATGACGATCCGGACCGTACTGATCGGGCTCGGCTGGTCAGGCCGGGAGATCTGGCTTCCCCGGCTCACGGCCCGGGACGACTACGAGGTGGTGGCCGCGGTCGATCCCGACCCGGCCAAGCGGGAGAACTTCACCGCGACAACCGGCCGCCCCGCCTTCGCCGACATCGATGCGCTGCGGCCCGGTGCGGCCGACCTCGCATTGGTCGCCGCACCCAACCACGCGCACGCGCCCCTGGCGCGCAGTCTGCTCATGCGGGGCTTCGCCACGTTCGTGGAGAAGCCGGTGTGCATCACCACGGCCGAGGCCCATGCGCTGGCCGACGCCGAGCACCAGGGGGGCGGACTGCTGCTGGCCGGCAGCGCTTCGCGGTACCGGGCCGACGTCGGGCAGCTGCTCAAGCTGGTGCCGGAACTCGGGCGTCTGCGCAACGTCGATCTGACGTGGGTCCGGGCACGCGGGGTACCGCAGTCCAGGGGCTGGTTCACCAATCGGGCGCAAGCCGGTGGGGGAGTGCTTCTCGATCTGGGCTGGCATTTGCTCGACCTCCTGGAGGAGATCGTCGGAGCCGTGGACTTCGGACAGATCGCCGCGTCTGTTTCCGATGACCACGTGAACAATCCCAGCTGGACGGCGGCCTGGCGGCACGATCTCCCGGCCCCCGCCATGGAGGCCGACGTCGAGGACACCGTGCGCGGGTTCCTGGTCACCGACGCCGGTCTGTCGGTGGGCCTGCACGCCAGTTGGGCGGCGCACTCGGCCACGCACGACGTGACCGCGATCCGGATCGAGGGCAGCAATGGGACGGCGACGCTGAGGTCGACGTTCGGATTCAGCCCGAACCGTGAGCCGCGGCCCCGGATCAGCTTCGTCTCCCAGGGGCAGGTGCAGGAGATCCCGGTCCCGGTCGAACCGATCGGTGCCGAGTACGACCATCAGCTCGACGACCTGAGTCGCCGCCTGTTCGATCCGTCGTCCAGGGGGTGCGCCATCGCGGGAGTGCGCCGCATCGTCGCCACGATCGAGGGAATCTATGCGGCCGCGGCGACGCCTTCGGCGCCTGCCAGGCCGAGTGCTGCAGAGGCGGTGGCCTGTTGA
- a CDS encoding HAD-IA family hydrolase has protein sequence MRDAVVFDLDGVLVDSHETMGKAFAVAYAEVIGAGPAPFAEYQQYQGLYFPEIMRRMGLPLEMEEPFVRESYRLADQVPVADGVVDLLGALRERGFRLAVATGKAGSRARSLLTTLGLIEYFDQVVGSDEVVNPKPAPDIVLRALSLLGTKPETAVMVGDARADMLSARGAGVTAVAATWATVDEADLIASGPDFVIRSPEDLLPLCPQIPVRGRGW, from the coding sequence ATGCGCGACGCGGTGGTTTTCGATCTCGACGGCGTCCTGGTCGACAGCCACGAGACGATGGGCAAAGCCTTCGCCGTGGCCTATGCCGAAGTGATCGGCGCGGGGCCGGCACCCTTCGCCGAATACCAGCAGTACCAGGGCCTGTATTTCCCGGAGATCATGCGCCGGATGGGTCTTCCGCTGGAGATGGAGGAGCCGTTCGTCCGCGAGAGCTACCGGCTCGCGGACCAGGTTCCCGTGGCCGACGGCGTCGTCGACCTGCTCGGGGCGCTTCGGGAGCGGGGATTCCGGCTGGCCGTGGCCACGGGCAAGGCCGGATCACGGGCTCGTTCCCTGTTGACGACGCTCGGCCTGATCGAATACTTCGACCAGGTGGTCGGCTCCGACGAGGTCGTCAACCCCAAACCCGCCCCGGACATCGTGCTGCGGGCGCTCAGCCTGCTCGGCACAAAGCCGGAAACGGCCGTCATGGTGGGCGATGCCCGCGCCGACATGCTGAGCGCGCGGGGTGCCGGGGTGACCGCCGTCGCGGCGACATGGGCAACGGTGGACGAGGCCGACCTGATCGCATCCGGTCCGGATTTCGTGATCCGCTCCCCCGAGGACCTCCTGCCCCTCTGCCCGCAGATTCCGGTCCGAGGCCGCGGGTGGTAG
- a CDS encoding ROK family protein, with protein MRSLRLGKQSPREAAWLGLDLGGTKVALRAETDGGRVHEHLFHWRGRGLESDVEQLAAEVAVLQQQVPEGFGAVGIALPASVGTDGLVSAWPSRPEWLGVEVRPTFQKLFANTPVRWADDGDLGALAEARAADVDDVLYVGVGTGIGGGLMSGGVLWPGLDRGSFELGHLVTDADGLKCRCGRRGCLQATASGPATLARAARLRGADVAYAELQQGLVADEEWAVQAVDRSCHRLAVAITGVRELLHPDLVVVGGGFAAGLPGFTDTVARHVAALARPGVSPPLVRSSLLGGLSTLHGAVALARLVGQTEAPALSAVRYLDDAVRE; from the coding sequence GTGCGCAGTCTGAGGCTCGGCAAACAGTCACCACGCGAAGCCGCCTGGCTGGGCCTCGACTTGGGCGGGACGAAGGTGGCACTGCGAGCCGAGACCGACGGGGGAAGGGTGCACGAGCACCTGTTCCATTGGCGCGGGCGTGGCCTCGAGTCCGATGTGGAGCAGCTCGCGGCGGAAGTCGCGGTTCTTCAGCAGCAGGTTCCCGAGGGATTCGGCGCCGTGGGTATCGCACTGCCGGCCTCCGTGGGGACGGACGGACTCGTCTCCGCCTGGCCGAGCCGGCCGGAGTGGCTCGGTGTGGAGGTGCGCCCCACCTTCCAGAAGCTCTTCGCGAACACGCCGGTACGGTGGGCCGACGACGGAGACCTGGGCGCGTTGGCCGAGGCACGGGCAGCAGACGTCGACGATGTGCTCTACGTCGGAGTCGGCACCGGTATCGGTGGCGGTTTGATGTCCGGCGGAGTCCTGTGGCCGGGACTGGACCGCGGTTCTTTCGAGCTCGGTCATCTGGTCACCGATGCCGACGGTCTGAAGTGCCGGTGCGGACGCCGAGGTTGTCTGCAGGCCACGGCTTCCGGGCCCGCCACGCTGGCGCGCGCAGCCCGCTTGCGCGGTGCCGACGTGGCGTACGCGGAACTGCAGCAAGGTCTTGTGGCCGACGAGGAGTGGGCCGTGCAGGCCGTGGACCGCTCCTGTCACAGACTTGCCGTGGCGATCACCGGGGTGCGGGAGTTGCTGCACCCTGATCTGGTCGTGGTGGGCGGGGGTTTCGCCGCGGGGCTGCCCGGCTTCACCGACACGGTGGCGCGTCACGTGGCTGCGCTGGCCAGGCCCGGCGTGTCCCCGCCCCTGGTGAGATCCTCGCTCCTCGGTGGACTTTCGACACTCCACGGTGCGGTGGCCCTGGCCCGGCTCGTGGGGCAGACGGAAGCCCCGGCGTTGAGCGCCGTGAGGTACCTCGACGACGCTGTAAGGGAATGA
- a CDS encoding Gfo/Idh/MocA family protein: MRIAILSFAHERAEDYARLLCARSDVELIAADDDQARARRAADRLGIFVGTIDEAFAAAPDAVVVTSAPAGHRALVERAAAVGAHVLCEQPLATDEADAVAMVEACSRAGVGLVLSGPARCSPAFGELRRIMDDGGLGTVLTVHGVHTTVPRVTGAGAVAGNLAHLADLVDGMLGGDPAVQVYAQAGTVPAAADGVEGAALVSVTYRSGTTAAFDVRVAETAGDHGPVVTVFGTSGNVEFEPCGRLLGRFDTMTGRDRWETEDSALHADMLDRFVAGARAGGHCAPDGTAGLRVLRILRAAHRSMETGGPVDVG; the protein is encoded by the coding sequence ATGAGGATAGCCATCCTGTCGTTCGCGCACGAGCGCGCGGAGGACTACGCCCGGCTGCTGTGCGCACGATCCGACGTGGAGTTGATCGCCGCGGACGACGATCAGGCCCGGGCCCGGCGCGCGGCCGACCGGCTGGGCATTTTCGTCGGCACGATCGACGAGGCGTTCGCCGCGGCACCGGACGCGGTTGTGGTGACCAGCGCTCCCGCCGGGCACCGGGCTCTGGTGGAGCGGGCCGCGGCGGTCGGCGCGCACGTGCTGTGCGAGCAGCCACTGGCCACCGACGAGGCGGATGCCGTCGCCATGGTCGAGGCGTGCTCCCGGGCGGGGGTCGGCCTGGTCCTGAGCGGCCCGGCGCGGTGCAGCCCGGCGTTCGGCGAACTGCGGCGGATCATGGACGACGGCGGCCTCGGCACGGTGCTGACCGTGCACGGCGTACACACCACCGTGCCGCGGGTGACCGGCGCCGGGGCTGTGGCGGGAAACCTGGCGCACCTGGCCGATCTGGTGGACGGGATGCTCGGAGGCGATCCGGCGGTACAGGTGTATGCGCAGGCCGGCACCGTGCCCGCCGCGGCCGACGGGGTCGAGGGCGCCGCGCTGGTGTCGGTGACGTACCGGAGCGGAACAACGGCCGCCTTCGACGTCAGAGTCGCCGAGACGGCCGGTGACCACGGGCCCGTGGTCACCGTGTTCGGCACGTCGGGCAACGTCGAGTTCGAGCCCTGCGGCCGGTTGCTCGGCAGGTTCGACACCATGACCGGGCGGGACCGGTGGGAGACGGAGGACTCGGCTCTGCACGCCGACATGCTCGACCGCTTCGTGGCTGGAGCGCGCGCGGGCGGGCACTGCGCACCGGACGGTACCGCCGGTCTGCGCGTGCTGCGGATCCTGCGGGCTGCCCACCGCTCGATGGAGACGGGAGGGCCGGTCGACGTGGGCTGA
- a CDS encoding Gfo/Idh/MocA family protein: MDVTLIGAGLMGRIHLDAWIRTGARVRVHDSDGDRAAALAQQFGAGVVDTIAAALDGADAVDICSPTASHRDIALAAIAAGVAVVCEKPLATSAAEAEEIVAAADAAGVPVYPAYGTRFIPAYARLRELVAAGELGAGAVGRFTSVGYHPRAWTDTLSARSGGVLTDAMAHGVDLAYWVFGDVTRVHASYRGELATPAPAGTVAIGTAVLTHAGGAVSQVVCGWAAEQTRHRTTFHVSGNGGSMQYDSTWPQPLRVTGGAVADVPRAFGESPFVAQIREFAGAVTGAREARVTGKDALAVARITEAAAESAWTGRAVELGADGGRR; encoded by the coding sequence ATGGACGTGACCTTGATCGGTGCCGGGCTGATGGGCCGTATCCACCTCGACGCGTGGATACGGACCGGGGCCCGCGTGCGCGTCCACGACTCGGACGGCGATCGTGCGGCCGCGCTGGCCCAGCAGTTCGGCGCCGGTGTCGTCGACACGATCGCCGCGGCTCTCGACGGCGCCGACGCGGTGGACATCTGCTCCCCGACCGCGAGCCACCGGGACATCGCGCTGGCCGCGATCGCCGCGGGGGTGGCCGTGGTGTGCGAGAAACCCCTTGCCACCTCCGCTGCGGAGGCCGAGGAGATCGTCGCGGCGGCCGATGCGGCCGGGGTGCCGGTCTACCCGGCGTACGGCACCCGGTTCATCCCTGCCTACGCGCGACTGCGCGAGCTGGTCGCCGCAGGGGAACTGGGTGCCGGTGCGGTGGGCCGGTTCACCAGCGTCGGCTACCACCCGCGGGCGTGGACCGACACGCTGTCGGCGCGCTCCGGGGGCGTCCTGACCGACGCGATGGCGCACGGGGTGGACCTCGCTTACTGGGTCTTCGGCGACGTGACCCGCGTGCACGCCTCCTACCGGGGCGAGCTGGCCACGCCCGCCCCGGCGGGGACCGTGGCGATCGGGACGGCGGTGCTGACGCACGCCGGTGGTGCGGTCAGCCAGGTGGTCTGCGGCTGGGCGGCGGAGCAGACCCGCCATCGAACGACCTTTCATGTGTCCGGCAACGGAGGCTCCATGCAGTACGACTCCACCTGGCCCCAGCCGCTGCGAGTGACCGGAGGGGCGGTGGCCGATGTGCCGCGGGCCTTCGGCGAGTCGCCGTTCGTGGCGCAGATCCGCGAGTTCGCGGGCGCTGTGACCGGGGCGCGGGAGGCCCGGGTGACCGGGAAGGACGCGCTGGCGGTGGCACGGATCACCGAGGCCGCCGCGGAGTCCGCGTGGACCGGGCGGGCCGTCGAGCTCGGCGCGGACGGCGGCCGGCGATGA
- a CDS encoding class I SAM-dependent methyltransferase, with translation MTTEATTFEQGYQKGYLPGAVGARRAPWDIGRPQDAVVELAAKGAFTGSILDIGCGLGDNAIHLAGRGLDVTAVDSAPTAVETAKARAASEGVQVNFGVADATTLAGYENRFDTILDSGLYHCLTDEDRKRYVEALARAGKPGARLHLLSFTNELPQAHFLVPVTEDTLRGDFVAPWTIEALNTVRYETTLDFERLRTRVPGIGEVPPADGKLCPGVEIDKDGVIWFDAWHLEARLS, from the coding sequence ATGACCACCGAAGCCACGACCTTCGAGCAGGGCTATCAGAAGGGATACCTGCCTGGAGCTGTTGGCGCGAGGCGGGCTCCGTGGGACATCGGCAGGCCTCAGGACGCCGTTGTGGAGCTCGCCGCGAAGGGGGCCTTCACCGGGTCGATTCTCGACATCGGCTGCGGTCTCGGCGACAACGCGATCCACCTGGCGGGCCGCGGGCTGGACGTCACCGCGGTGGACAGCGCCCCGACGGCGGTCGAGACGGCCAAGGCCCGTGCCGCCTCCGAGGGCGTACAGGTGAACTTCGGCGTGGCCGACGCGACCACCCTGGCCGGCTACGAGAACCGCTTCGACACGATCCTGGACAGCGGCCTCTACCACTGCCTCACGGACGAGGACCGCAAGCGCTACGTCGAGGCGCTGGCGCGGGCCGGCAAGCCGGGCGCACGGCTGCACCTGCTCAGCTTCACGAACGAGCTGCCCCAGGCGCATTTCCTCGTCCCGGTCACGGAGGACACCCTGCGCGGTGACTTCGTCGCCCCGTGGACCATCGAGGCGCTGAACACGGTCCGCTACGAGACGACGCTGGACTTCGAGAGGCTGCGCACCCGGGTGCCGGGGATCGGCGAGGTGCCCCCGGCCGACGGGAAGCTCTGCCCCGGTGTGGAGATCGACAAGGACGGTGTCATCTGGTTCGACGCGTGGCACCTCGAGGCCCGCCTGAGCTGA
- a CDS encoding cytochrome P450, with protein sequence MTESISEPISYLQHWDRTEPFDPPTVLTELLTSQPLARMVYPDGHVGWLATNQELAREVLSSHAFSHNFHTAHVPLTKRGEVFPSVPIVPGGFIHMDPPEHTRYRNILSSEFSIRRMEAFAPQVARMVTGQLAALREKGSPVDLLPTYVRPLSAQVLCDVIGIPLEDSATMIALTDTTNDESLGLEEEREATTKAFFYVLDLVGKARTAPGDNIIGRLAAIPELTDREITNMLVIVFAAGFASCEAALGMSLLALLHHRDQLAAFRAAVEAGDEAPIEELLRYTTVNQYQIFRTALTDVQLGGELIREGDTVTVALPAANRDPARFACPERLDLENDASGHLAFGYGVHACVGQRLARLVLTEALSQLLLALPGLALDVPLAEVPVRLRTSVLGLKRLPVRF encoded by the coding sequence ATGACTGAGTCGATCTCAGAGCCGATCTCATATCTCCAGCACTGGGATCGCACCGAACCGTTCGACCCGCCGACGGTGCTGACCGAGCTGCTCACATCGCAGCCGTTGGCCCGCATGGTGTACCCGGACGGCCATGTCGGCTGGCTGGCAACCAATCAGGAACTGGCTCGCGAGGTACTCAGCAGCCACGCGTTCAGCCACAATTTCCACACCGCCCACGTCCCCTTGACGAAAAGGGGAGAGGTGTTCCCGTCGGTGCCGATCGTCCCGGGCGGGTTCATCCACATGGATCCGCCGGAACACACCCGCTACCGGAACATTCTGAGCAGCGAGTTCAGCATTCGCCGCATGGAGGCGTTCGCCCCGCAAGTCGCCCGGATGGTCACCGGCCAACTGGCCGCACTGCGGGAAAAGGGCTCGCCGGTGGACCTGCTGCCCACGTATGTCCGGCCGCTGTCCGCGCAGGTGCTGTGCGACGTGATCGGCATCCCCCTCGAGGACAGCGCCACCATGATTGCGCTGACCGACACCACGAACGACGAGAGCCTCGGCCTCGAGGAAGAACGCGAAGCCACGACCAAGGCGTTCTTCTACGTCCTCGACCTGGTCGGCAAGGCGCGAACCGCACCGGGCGACAACATCATCGGCAGGCTGGCCGCGATACCCGAGCTGACCGACCGCGAAATCACGAACATGCTGGTGATCGTCTTCGCTGCGGGCTTCGCCAGCTGCGAGGCCGCTCTGGGCATGTCCCTGCTGGCGCTGCTGCATCACCGCGATCAGCTCGCGGCGTTCCGCGCGGCCGTCGAGGCCGGTGACGAGGCACCCATCGAGGAGCTGCTGCGGTACACCACGGTGAACCAGTACCAGATCTTCCGCACCGCGCTCACCGATGTGCAGCTGGGCGGGGAGCTCATCCGCGAAGGCGACACGGTGACGGTGGCGCTGCCCGCGGCCAACCGCGACCCGGCCAGGTTCGCCTGTCCCGAGCGGCTCGACCTCGAAAACGACGCCTCCGGTCACCTGGCCTTCGGCTACGGGGTGCACGCCTGCGTCGGTCAGCGGCTGGCCAGGCTGGTGCTGACCGAGGCACTGTCCCAGCTGCTGCTCGCGCTGCCCGGCCTCGCCCTGGACGTGCCGCTCGCCGAGGTGCCGGTGCGGCTGCGCACGTCGGTGCTCGGGCTCAAGCGGCTGCCCGTCCGGTTCTGA
- the fabG gene encoding 3-oxoacyl-ACP reductase FabG, producing MSNAVAIVTGAGQGIGAAIARRLAFDGMSVAVLERVETATVETVEAIRANGGTAVGIACDVTRTAEVDAMADLVAARLGPADVLVNNAGITRDNLLFAMGDDDWDEVIDVHLHGSFRCARAVGRHMREQGHGRIVNVSSVAALGNPGQANYATAKAGIQGLTRTLAIELGPSGITVNAVAPGFVHTAMTDAVARRIRKDPAQLRDAAASRVPLRRVGVPEDIAGVVAFLAGPDAGYLTGQTIQVDGGPQ from the coding sequence ATGAGTAACGCAGTCGCCATCGTCACCGGTGCCGGCCAGGGCATCGGCGCAGCGATCGCCCGGCGTCTGGCCTTTGACGGGATGTCCGTGGCGGTGCTCGAGCGTGTCGAGACCGCCACGGTCGAAACCGTGGAGGCGATCCGGGCGAACGGGGGCACCGCTGTCGGCATCGCATGCGATGTGACCCGCACCGCCGAGGTGGACGCGATGGCCGATCTGGTCGCGGCCAGGCTCGGTCCTGCGGACGTCCTGGTCAACAATGCCGGGATCACCCGGGACAACCTGCTCTTCGCGATGGGCGACGACGACTGGGACGAGGTCATCGACGTCCATCTGCACGGGTCCTTCCGGTGTGCCAGGGCCGTCGGGCGGCACATGCGGGAACAAGGCCACGGCCGTATCGTCAACGTGAGTTCGGTCGCCGCGCTGGGCAATCCGGGGCAGGCGAACTACGCCACCGCGAAGGCCGGGATACAGGGGCTGACCCGGACACTGGCGATCGAACTGGGCCCCTCGGGGATCACGGTGAACGCCGTCGCCCCCGGTTTCGTCCATACGGCCATGACGGACGCGGTCGCCCGCCGGATCCGGAAGGACCCCGCTCAGCTCCGTGACGCGGCCGCCTCGCGGGTGCCGCTGCGCCGGGTGGGCGTACCTGAAGACATCGCCGGCGTCGTCGCCTTTCTCGCCGGCCCGGACGCCGGGTATCTCACCGGCCAGACGATCCAGGTCGACGGTGGACCTCAGTAG
- a CDS encoding thioesterase II family protein: MCFPHAGGSAPFYLPLSARLHPDTEVLAVQYPGRLDRYREPLVDDLGLLADVIHESIGALDEKPTALFGHSMGALLAFEVARRMESDGTAQPLALFVSGRRAPTTSRLESLDLTDDELVAQLGRLGGTSPVLLEDREAIQPILRVMRNDYKAVQNYRYSSGPKLSCPIVALIGTEDSRVTVPEARMWESETNAEFALRTFGGGHFYLTDSFAEVADEIIGVLRNSAVTSQA; the protein is encoded by the coding sequence GTGTGCTTTCCCCATGCCGGCGGATCCGCGCCGTTCTACCTGCCGCTCTCGGCCCGGCTCCACCCGGACACCGAGGTCCTGGCGGTCCAGTACCCGGGGCGCCTCGACCGGTACCGCGAGCCGCTGGTCGACGACCTCGGTTTGCTCGCCGATGTGATCCATGAATCCATCGGCGCGCTCGACGAGAAGCCGACGGCATTGTTCGGGCACAGCATGGGGGCGCTTCTCGCGTTCGAGGTCGCGCGCCGGATGGAATCCGACGGCACGGCGCAGCCCCTGGCACTGTTCGTCTCGGGCCGGCGGGCGCCGACGACGAGCCGGCTGGAATCACTCGATCTCACCGACGACGAACTGGTAGCCCAGTTGGGCCGGCTCGGCGGCACCAGTCCGGTACTCCTGGAGGACCGGGAGGCGATCCAGCCGATCCTTCGGGTGATGCGGAACGACTACAAAGCCGTCCAGAACTACCGGTATTCTTCCGGGCCGAAGCTCAGCTGCCCGATCGTCGCGCTCATCGGCACGGAAGACTCACGGGTCACCGTTCCCGAAGCCCGCATGTGGGAGTCCGAGACGAATGCCGAGTTCGCACTCAGGACATTTGGCGGAGGCCATTTCTACCTGACCGACAGCTTTGCCGAAGTGGCTGACGAGATCATCGGCGTCCTGCGGAATTCCGCGGTGACATCACAAGCTTGA
- the infA gene encoding translation initiation factor IF-1 yields the protein MPKQTRGIEVEGTVVECLRNATFQVELENGHKVLSHISGKIRKNYIKILPYDRVLVEISPYDLTRGRILFRYRT from the coding sequence ATGCCAAAACAAACACGCGGAATCGAAGTCGAGGGCACCGTCGTCGAGTGCCTGCGCAACGCGACCTTCCAGGTGGAACTGGAGAACGGGCACAAGGTTCTCAGCCACATCAGCGGCAAGATCCGGAAGAACTACATCAAGATCCTGCCGTACGACCGGGTACTCGTGGAGATCAGCCCCTACGACCTCACCCGCGGCCGGATTCTCTTCCGTTACCGCACCTGA
- a CDS encoding GNAT family N-acetyltransferase has translation MNSVPSTSGTGEHTVVITRVADKQWHALEDDQVVGRGEAWQRLDGRVFVSIDSWNDTVFDQLADAMLAELPRPLYTMVDEADAELTSHWQRAGFATGRREWMCLVPTDPKATGLDSVLPPSDVTILPAGEAEAEPLRRLDREIREEVEATVGWQEMPAEVLPRPDDATPVDPSKFVDPSKCVVAAQSGHYVGMIRVAPVPRQPRIGLIAVRAGQHRRGIARALLAQALRALHQSGIQTVSAEVSETNEAAMALFDGIGAQRESSNLELVLR, from the coding sequence ATGAATTCTGTACCCTCCACTTCTGGCACGGGCGAGCACACGGTAGTGATCACGCGGGTCGCGGACAAACAGTGGCACGCGCTGGAAGATGACCAGGTGGTCGGCCGCGGTGAGGCCTGGCAGAGGCTCGACGGGCGGGTTTTCGTCAGTATCGACTCCTGGAACGACACGGTGTTCGACCAACTCGCCGATGCGATGCTGGCGGAACTTCCGCGGCCGCTGTACACGATGGTCGACGAGGCCGATGCCGAGCTGACGTCCCACTGGCAGCGAGCCGGCTTCGCGACCGGGCGTCGTGAGTGGATGTGCCTCGTGCCCACCGATCCGAAGGCCACGGGTCTCGACTCCGTTCTTCCGCCCTCGGACGTGACGATTCTGCCCGCCGGCGAAGCCGAGGCGGAACCGCTGCGCCGGCTGGACCGCGAGATCCGCGAGGAAGTCGAGGCCACGGTCGGCTGGCAGGAGATGCCGGCCGAGGTACTGCCCCGTCCTGACGACGCCACCCCGGTGGATCCGTCGAAGTTCGTGGACCCGTCGAAGTGCGTGGTGGCGGCGCAGTCCGGTCACTACGTCGGAATGATCCGGGTGGCGCCGGTGCCCCGGCAGCCGCGGATCGGCCTCATCGCCGTCCGGGCCGGCCAGCACCGCCGCGGTATCGCCCGCGCCCTGCTGGCCCAGGCTCTGCGCGCACTGCACCAGTCCGGGATCCAGACCGTATCCGCCGAAGTCAGCGAAACCAACGAAGCAGCCATGGCGCTCTTCGACGGCATCGGCGCCCAGCGCGAGAGCAGCAACCTGGAGTTGGTGCTCCGCTGA